The proteins below come from a single Acetobacteroides hydrogenigenes genomic window:
- a CDS encoding SH3 domain-containing protein has translation MSPVVVVRSSPDQNGKDLFIVHEGIKVTFTETPPVPGWREIKIADGNTGWVEANTFEVI, from the coding sequence TTGTCGCCAGTGGTTGTTGTTCGAAGTTCTCCTGATCAGAATGGGAAAGATTTATTCATTGTACACGAGGGTATTAAGGTTACGTTTACCGAAACGCCACCAGTACCCGGTTGGCGCGAAATAAAAATTGCAGATGGAAATACAGGTTGGGTAGAGGCCAACACTTTTGAGGTGAT